Within Metabacillus sp. KUDC1714, the genomic segment GTTAATTGTTCTCCTGATGAGGATAAGTTTGATTCGGTTGTCATTGATTTCGAAAAAGCGACTACCAGCGCATTAAAACACTTATTAGACCAAGGATATAAAAAAATTGGTTATATCGGCGGGAAAGAGAGATTTAAGAATCAGGTAATTGAGGATAAGCGTCATACGACTTTTGTGAAAATATTGAAATCAGAAGGGCTTTACAACGAAGATCACGTTTTTATTGGCGAATATACAATGACACATGGATACGAGTTAATGAAAACGATCATTAAAAAGGGAAATCTTCCTGAAGCGTTTTTTATAGGGAGTGATTCTATGTCAATTGGGGCTATGCGTGCTTTGCGTGAGGCAAACTTGAAAGTTCCTGAGGAAATCGCGATTGCAAGCTTTAATGATGTTCAAATGGCGAGATTTGCAAGCACGCCATTAACAACAGTTAAGGTTTATACCGAGCAAATGGGACGGACAAGTATTCAATTGCTATTAGATCGCATCGCTGGTCGTGAATTACCACTTAAAGTAACGGTCCCGACTAAGTTAATCGTTCGTGATAGC encodes:
- a CDS encoding LacI family DNA-binding transcriptional regulator codes for the protein MATIKDIAANANVSSSTVSRVLNNDPTISVTPETRDRILEVAKQLGYKTVRKRKTEQKLTQSNSPRIGIFLPHTLEEQEDGVDDPYLTSIRQGVESECLNRGIFTNKVMRLSDDHQEQIIDDIDGLIVIGSIDINVMHLVRKCSDNIVFVNCSPDEDKFDSVVIDFEKATTSALKHLLDQGYKKIGYIGGKERFKNQVIEDKRHTTFVKILKSEGLYNEDHVFIGEYTMTHGYELMKTIIKKGNLPEAFFIGSDSMSIGAMRALREANLKVPEEIAIASFNDVQMARFASTPLTTVKVYTEQMGRTSIQLLLDRIAGRELPLKVTVPTKLIVRDSSGLK